From Thermomicrobiales bacterium, a single genomic window includes:
- a CDS encoding OpcA/G6PD domain-containing protein → MTDTLAKPIERTWESQEIEIGRIRSALAEQWQRWEAEYPDPSILEAGSTEQVYMRASTVNVIVAVDTEDDARWAEESLSHLADYSPSRLLILVRNGRPADVSTYSVRVKVEEREHTRGVAPVRLESITILAPPGNDQSLASLSSPLLIPDLPDVLYVPYGPIAENLLVSSLFELVDILVVDTVWTQDAGASFAVLADNTTRQDVGDINDITWSRLLVWRQLVAQFFDQPAALESLEAIEEVEITFAPTSDAGRCGRSAALLTAGWLASRLGWRAPGELVSFRDGWRSTLRAGEKGKSREIVLTLVQGEDDFGCGSLQRIRLVAGGTAPGTFVAERTSEEEIATTSDLGEMATVKRIVHSRCPDDRFLISQELRRLHEDATYTAALDFATLLWPAGMDD, encoded by the coding sequence AAGCCGAGTATCCCGATCCCAGCATCCTCGAGGCCGGCTCTACCGAGCAGGTCTACATGCGCGCCTCGACGGTCAACGTCATCGTCGCCGTCGATACCGAGGATGATGCGCGCTGGGCAGAAGAGAGCCTTTCGCATCTTGCCGACTACTCCCCATCGCGCTTGCTCATTCTCGTGCGCAATGGCCGCCCCGCCGACGTGAGTACCTATTCCGTGCGCGTCAAGGTGGAAGAACGGGAGCACACCCGCGGTGTCGCCCCGGTGCGTCTGGAATCGATCACCATCCTCGCGCCACCCGGAAACGATCAATCGCTGGCGAGTCTCTCGTCGCCTCTGCTCATTCCCGACCTGCCCGATGTGCTCTACGTCCCGTATGGCCCCATTGCCGAGAACCTGCTCGTTTCCAGTCTCTTCGAATTGGTCGATATCCTGGTGGTCGATACGGTCTGGACCCAGGACGCCGGCGCCTCCTTTGCCGTGCTGGCCGACAACACCACCCGCCAGGACGTGGGCGATATCAACGACATCACCTGGTCGCGCCTGCTCGTCTGGCGCCAGCTGGTAGCCCAGTTTTTCGATCAGCCAGCCGCGCTGGAGTCGCTCGAAGCGATCGAAGAGGTCGAAATCACGTTCGCTCCCACCTCAGATGCGGGCCGCTGCGGACGCAGCGCTGCCTTGCTGACCGCCGGCTGGCTGGCGAGCCGGCTCGGTTGGCGCGCTCCGGGCGAGCTGGTGAGTTTCCGCGACGGCTGGCGCTCCACCTTGCGCGCCGGCGAGAAAGGCAAGAGCCGCGAGATCGTGCTCACCCTCGTGCAAGGCGAGGATGACTTCGGCTGCGGCTCGCTGCAACGCATCCGCCTGGTGGCGGGCGGCACGGCCCCGGGCACATTCGTGGCCGAACGCACGTCCGAGGAAGAGATCGCCACCACCAGCGACCTGGGCGAAATGGCGACCGTCAAACGCATCGTCCATAGCCGTTGCCCCGACGACCGCTTCCTCATCAGCCAGGAGCTGCGCCGCCTCCATGAGGACGCGACGTATACTGCGGCACTCGATTTCGCGACCCTCCTGTGGCCAGCGGGAATGGATGACTAG